The Echinicola rosea genome has a segment encoding these proteins:
- the yiaK gene encoding 3-dehydro-L-gulonate 2-dehydrogenase: MEKRVDFSELQEVLEQVLLQHEFSSERASLSARLFAQASLDGVPSHGLNRFLSYLSYIKKGLITPSAQPEVLAKFGSFERWNGHAGPGNLNAHVAMKRAISMAKSTGIGCVALQNTNHWMRAGNYGWQAVEAGCIGICFTNTKPNMPGWGGKEPKLGNNPLVVAIPRQNGPVVLDTAMSQFAYGKMAIYAKAGKEMPYDAGFDGEGNLSRSPAEIIQRELALPIGLWKGAGLSLVLDMLAMLLSGGQATFEVGKQDSESGLSQFFLALNPKDFGLDAWMDERLDEVINDFKKSGVFKEGTALRYPGEHTLHVRAENMKRGVPVDEDIWSEIKNILA, translated from the coding sequence ATGGAAAAAAGAGTTGACTTTTCGGAACTTCAAGAAGTCTTGGAGCAGGTGCTATTGCAGCATGAATTTTCATCAGAGCGCGCGTCATTGAGTGCGCGTTTGTTTGCGCAAGCCAGCTTGGACGGGGTGCCATCCCATGGTTTGAATCGATTTTTGAGTTATTTGTCCTATATCAAAAAAGGTCTGATCACCCCATCCGCCCAACCGGAGGTTTTGGCCAAGTTTGGTAGTTTTGAGCGATGGAATGGTCATGCAGGTCCAGGCAACCTCAATGCCCATGTAGCGATGAAAAGGGCTATTTCCATGGCCAAATCTACGGGGATTGGTTGCGTGGCACTCCAAAATACCAACCATTGGATGAGAGCGGGCAATTATGGCTGGCAGGCCGTAGAAGCCGGATGTATCGGGATTTGCTTCACCAATACCAAGCCTAATATGCCCGGTTGGGGAGGAAAGGAGCCAAAATTGGGAAACAATCCCTTGGTGGTGGCGATCCCTCGCCAAAACGGACCAGTGGTACTGGACACAGCGATGTCGCAGTTTGCCTACGGAAAGATGGCCATTTATGCCAAAGCGGGCAAAGAAATGCCTTATGATGCTGGATTTGACGGGGAAGGAAACCTGAGCAGGTCCCCCGCGGAGATCATCCAAAGGGAATTGGCGCTGCCCATCGGTTTGTGGAAAGGTGCTGGCCTGTCGCTGGTGTTGGACATGCTGGCAATGCTGCTTTCAGGTGGACAGGCTACCTTTGAAGTGGGTAAGCAGGATAGTGAAAGTGGACTGTCCCAGTTTTTTTTAGCATTGAACCCCAAGGATTTTGGATTGGATGCTTGGATGGATGAAAGGCTGGACGAGGTAATTAATGACTTTAAGAAAAGTGGAGTTTTTAAGGAAGGTACTGCCCTTCGCTACCCTGGTGAACACACGCTACACGTAAGGGCAGAGAATATGAAACGCGGAGTTCCGGTGGATGAAGACATCTGGAGCGAGATCAAAAATATACTTGCATGA
- a CDS encoding helix-turn-helix transcriptional regulator: MGRVAVISGDIVSSTSLIPEDRLMLHDRLKDLITDLSLKFDTYGRVLKGDYVECVCSNPHESLAVALAIKSYVKAIEVNAGAKSSDKNRIKLFKTHGIRLAIGYGELTTLDVENGVIDGEAIYLAGRKINEQSGRKKKRVVIKQTLFFESQEGPLKEQFDPVMGLLDVLISKATARQSEVLYWKLMGLNEDEIAEKFGVSQSVINQHSTSVGWNAIEETVSYYNRTVKRDQP, encoded by the coding sequence ATGGGGAGAGTAGCAGTCATATCCGGAGATATCGTATCATCCACCAGTTTGATTCCAGAAGACCGGTTGATGCTACACGATCGTTTGAAAGATCTTATCACTGACCTTTCTTTAAAATTCGATACGTATGGAAGGGTGCTGAAAGGAGACTATGTAGAATGCGTGTGCAGTAATCCCCATGAGTCCCTTGCGGTGGCCTTGGCGATAAAGAGCTATGTGAAAGCCATTGAAGTAAATGCTGGAGCAAAAAGCAGCGACAAGAACCGCATTAAATTATTTAAGACACATGGTATCCGCTTGGCTATAGGCTATGGTGAGCTCACTACCTTGGATGTGGAAAATGGCGTGATAGACGGGGAGGCGATTTACTTGGCAGGAAGAAAGATCAACGAGCAGTCCGGTCGCAAGAAAAAAAGGGTGGTGATCAAGCAAACGTTGTTTTTTGAATCACAAGAAGGGCCGCTAAAAGAGCAATTTGATCCTGTGATGGGGCTCTTGGACGTGCTGATCAGCAAGGCAACAGCCCGTCAGTCGGAGGTACTGTACTGGAAGTTGATGGGATTAAATGAGGATGAAATAGCGGAAAAATTTGGCGTTAGCCAATCCGTAATCAATCAGCACAGCACCAGTGTGGGATGGAATGCCATAGAAGAAACCGTATCCTATTATAATCGTACCGTAAAGCGAGATCAACCATGA
- a CDS encoding DUF3307 domain-containing protein produces MNATQFFILQLIAHMLADFYFQNDRLAEQKNTHGFRSPFLKWHILIVFVLSWGLSFQLSFVYGALVIALTHYIIDGLKVYLNRSKWLGKYAFFIDQVLHLGVIIAVTVAYVLYLGLDPYWEVKWSSTLLMAIFAYITCLKPSNIFIKEVLRAYEISVPGTNDLPNAGKLIGVMERVLVLTFILMGEFQAVGFLIAAKSILRFKNDDIIKAEYVLTGTLISFGIAILLGSFVGLAY; encoded by the coding sequence ATGAATGCAACCCAGTTTTTTATCTTACAGCTGATTGCCCATATGTTGGCAGATTTTTATTTCCAGAATGACCGCTTGGCCGAGCAGAAAAATACACATGGGTTTAGAAGTCCATTTTTAAAATGGCATATCCTGATAGTGTTTGTATTGTCTTGGGGATTGTCATTTCAGCTTTCTTTCGTTTACGGAGCCTTGGTGATCGCCTTGACCCATTATATCATTGACGGCTTGAAAGTTTACCTCAACAGGAGCAAATGGTTAGGAAAATATGCTTTTTTTATCGATCAGGTTTTGCATTTGGGGGTGATCATTGCGGTAACTGTGGCGTACGTGCTATACTTGGGCTTGGATCCCTATTGGGAAGTGAAATGGTCTTCCACATTGCTCATGGCTATATTTGCTTATATTACTTGCCTGAAACCTTCAAACATCTTTATCAAAGAAGTACTTCGTGCCTATGAAATCAGCGTGCCCGGTACTAATGACCTCCCCAATGCAGGAAAATTGATCGGGGTCATGGAGCGTGTATTAGTACTTACCTTTATCTTGATGGGTGAGTTTCAGGCCGTAGGTTTTTTGATTGCTGCCAAGTCAATATTGAGGTTCAAAAATGACGATATCATAAAAGCTGAATATGTATTGACCGGTACCCTTATCAGTTTCGGTATTGCCATATTGCTGGGCAGTTTTGTAGGATTGGCATATTAG
- a CDS encoding Gfo/Idh/MocA family protein produces the protein MKKINDNEVRWGILGVGDVCEVKSAPAMNLVDDSRLVAVMRRNEQKVKDYARRHQVPKWYTDADALINDPEVNAIYIATPPYAHKELTLKAAAAGKPVYVEKPMARTYAECQDMIAACDKAGVPLYVAYYRRALPHFLKIKSLIEGGTIGEVRQVSIQMNQVPKPGVVRNLAHNWRVDPDIAGGGYFYDLASHQLDFLDFALGPIKTAKGICTNQAGLYEAEDMVVAAFEFESGVLGSGSWCFSSSKTAEMDNTVIIGSKGKISYETFGGGNVSLETDDEGKELFEFHLPNHIQMPLIQLVVGDVLGKALSPSDGLSGSRTNRIMEEIIWK, from the coding sequence ATGAAAAAAATCAATGATAATGAAGTGCGGTGGGGGATTTTGGGAGTAGGGGACGTATGTGAGGTGAAGAGTGCCCCAGCCATGAATTTGGTGGATGACAGTCGATTGGTAGCAGTGATGCGGAGAAATGAGCAAAAGGTAAAGGATTACGCGAGGCGGCACCAAGTCCCAAAATGGTACACCGATGCTGACGCGCTCATAAATGACCCTGAGGTCAATGCAATATACATTGCAACTCCTCCATATGCGCACAAGGAGCTGACATTAAAAGCAGCGGCTGCTGGAAAGCCGGTGTATGTGGAGAAACCCATGGCCAGAACCTATGCGGAATGTCAAGACATGATTGCTGCTTGTGATAAAGCGGGAGTGCCGCTCTATGTGGCCTATTACCGGAGAGCATTGCCCCATTTTCTAAAGATCAAATCATTGATAGAAGGCGGGACGATCGGAGAGGTACGCCAGGTGTCCATTCAGATGAACCAAGTTCCCAAGCCCGGAGTGGTGAGGAATCTTGCTCACAATTGGCGGGTTGATCCGGATATCGCTGGTGGAGGTTATTTCTATGATCTTGCTTCCCATCAACTGGACTTTTTGGATTTTGCCTTGGGACCGATAAAAACGGCAAAAGGCATATGTACCAATCAAGCTGGATTGTATGAGGCTGAAGATATGGTAGTGGCTGCTTTCGAATTTGAGTCGGGGGTGTTGGGGAGTGGCAGTTGGTGTTTTTCTTCTAGCAAAACGGCTGAAATGGACAATACTGTCATAATTGGCAGTAAAGGTAAAATCAGTTATGAAACCTTTGGTGGTGGGAATGTATCGCTTGAAACTGATGATGAAGGAAAAGAGTTGTTTGAATTTCATTTACCTAATCATATCCAAATGCCTTTGATTCAACTGGTAGTGGGTGATGTATTAGGAAAGGCTTTAAGTCCATCTGATGGTTTGTCAGGGAGCCGGACCAACCGCATCATGGAAGAGATTATTTGGAAATGA
- a CDS encoding pectate lyase family protein has protein sequence MIKIKVFRYCLILICIHLSVFSFGQASSEKILAFPGADGFGKYTTGGRGGKVYVVTNLHDEGPGSLREAIRKKEPRLIVFAVSGNIKLKSSLDINHGDLTIAGQSALGGGITLQDFPLKIKGDNIIIRYIRSRLGDKEDVQDDAMSCLRNKDIIIDHCSLSWATDECGSFYDNENFTLQWCIISESLNASVHEKGNHGYGGIWGGNKATFHHNLIASHASRLPRFNGARTSKDPQKEVVDFRNNVIYNWKNNNAYGGEQGHYNMVGNYYQPGPATTSNEDRIIEPYEPYGQFYLAGNVNSQDCKVSQDNRRGVDGVQDVNTVLVDKPFPFVMEETEKASVAYLRVLHHAGASHHRDQVDKRLLKELKKGKSTAGKGQNGIIDSQQDVGGWPMLKSKKAIKDQDRDGMPDHWEEKMGLDIHDATDAAGNDLHEFYTNIEVYLNSLVAYD, from the coding sequence ATGATCAAGATTAAGGTGTTTCGATACTGCCTAATATTAATTTGCATACACCTTTCTGTTTTTTCCTTTGGACAGGCGTCCAGTGAGAAGATATTGGCATTTCCTGGTGCAGATGGTTTTGGCAAATATACCACAGGCGGACGTGGAGGAAAAGTCTATGTAGTCACCAATCTACATGATGAAGGTCCGGGGAGTTTGCGTGAGGCAATTCGGAAAAAAGAACCTCGCCTCATCGTATTTGCTGTTTCCGGCAATATCAAGTTAAAATCAAGTTTGGACATAAACCATGGTGACCTTACCATTGCAGGCCAAAGTGCTCTTGGTGGTGGGATCACCCTGCAGGATTTTCCCTTGAAAATCAAGGGAGACAATATCATCATCAGGTACATCAGAAGCAGGTTGGGAGACAAGGAAGATGTTCAGGATGATGCCATGAGCTGCCTACGCAATAAGGATATAATCATCGACCATTGTTCTTTGAGCTGGGCCACGGATGAGTGTGGTTCATTTTATGACAATGAGAATTTTACACTCCAGTGGTGCATCATCTCAGAAAGCCTCAATGCTTCTGTCCATGAAAAGGGCAACCACGGTTATGGAGGCATATGGGGGGGGAATAAAGCCACTTTTCACCACAATCTTATCGCAAGCCATGCCAGTAGATTGCCCCGCTTCAATGGTGCGAGAACGAGCAAAGATCCCCAAAAGGAGGTAGTAGATTTTAGAAATAATGTGATCTATAATTGGAAAAACAACAATGCCTATGGTGGTGAGCAGGGTCATTATAACATGGTAGGTAATTATTACCAGCCAGGACCAGCGACCACCTCCAATGAAGACCGGATCATAGAGCCCTATGAGCCCTATGGGCAATTTTATCTTGCTGGGAATGTCAATTCCCAAGACTGTAAAGTGTCGCAGGACAATCGCCGAGGAGTGGATGGGGTGCAGGATGTAAATACGGTACTTGTGGATAAACCTTTTCCATTTGTGATGGAAGAAACAGAAAAAGCGTCTGTGGCTTATTTGCGAGTCCTTCACCACGCCGGTGCAAGCCACCATCGGGATCAAGTTGATAAGCGATTGCTGAAGGAGCTAAAAAAAGGAAAGAGTACTGCTGGTAAAGGGCAAAATGGAATTATTGATAGCCAGCAGGATGTGGGCGGCTGGCCCATGTTAAAGTCCAAAAAAGCTATAAAGGATCAGGATCGGGACGGCATGCCTGATCATTGGGAAGAGAAAATGGGCTTGGATATCCATGACGCTACTGATGCTGCGGGAAATGACCTGCACGAGTTCTACACAAACATCGAGGTATATCTGAACAGTTTGGTGGCGTATGATTAA